A single region of the Thunnus maccoyii chromosome 10, fThuMac1.1, whole genome shotgun sequence genome encodes:
- the tlr21 gene encoding toll-like receptor 21 — protein MTSLTHQLLSITVVLGAVQLITGYSYNNCIEDPYSYRTSFNCIRRKEKSISAIVHDLPPSAINLTISINPVSHIPEKSFAHLPNLQHLKIDNNLLSIIDVSAFKNLYQLKSLNLSVNNISELSPSLFEDLHNLTSLSLTNNKLKQLPESIFSAVLRLDTLILRQNLLTNFSEIAESVSNLTNLRTLDLCSNSLTNLSHSNVSLPKSLTVLYICKNNLSTLGCQHSFLRLIKLLDLSYNVRLSATAFKGMDLKQVNYLRLRSTSVGVVEFLNISNINAGHVDFSGTGLKNDTLLMELCRLLKTKVKRISNMRLTCNGIKNLTNYTLNNCPQIEGALDLSRNQLKSIKCLNFLNNQTYIKRFDSEHNHLTRILSCKTKHMVKFLKLEELSYRYNRILAVNSYAFYHTPNIRTLKLNINTIAFLHRKALKGLKKLETLRLDNNLLTDLFNDTFEDQVSLQTLNLRNNRISVIFNGTFLSLNNLIILDLGGNKITHFEPYGLDGLKNLSKFYLDGNNLKQIDTSLYHVFQDTLTVLDLQSNQIRFLDGNIYSPFLNLSKLSDLKLDGQRPHGLTLLPRYFFRGLHSLKSLYLTNNQISLLAPDVFDDLTGLHFLTLDNCCVGVLQLQPGVFKNLRNLTKLILENTAIQNFSKEVFGNLTQLHTLQLNRNGMHSINVDALESLPKLHYLDIRNIPLSCTCKNSLLQNWTLDNPNVQVVYLHHLPCQHDAKHKFYNFDTKVCYIDLGEYLFFSTVAAIFIFTVTPLLYVKLYWKMKYGYYVFRSWFSEQWRRIREEEENCKYDAFISYNSSDEEWVMEQLLPNLEGNGSSFKLCLHHRDFEPGRYIVDNIVSAVYSSRKTICVVSRNFLKSEWCSLEIQLASYRLFDEHRDVLLLVFLDSISERQLSSYHRMRKVMLKKTYLQWPSSDCIDPIQAQELFWIQLRRAMRTGSKLKTEENYKGEDCVTLDSRETEHFETYTSDDNYDLLP, from the coding sequence ATGACAAGTCTAACTCATCAGCTGTTGTCAATTACAGTTGTGCTTGGTGCTGTTCAACTCATCACTGGTTACAGCTATAACAACTGCATTGAGGATCCATACTCATACAGAACAAGTTTCAACTGCATCCGTCGAAAGGAGAAGAGCATATCTGCCATTGTACATGACCTGCCACCATCTGCCATCAATCTGACCATCTCAATTAATCCTGTCAGCCACATACCTGAAAAGAGCTTTGCTCATTTACCAAACCTTCAACACCTCAAAATAGATAATAACCTCTTGAGCATTATTGATGTATCTGCTTTCAAAAACCTGTATCAACTCAAGTCTCTGAATTTGTCCGTTAACAACATATCAGAACTCAGCCCCTCTCTGTTTGAGGACCTGCACAACCTCACCTCTCTCTCACTGACCAACAATAAATTAAAGCAGCTCCCTGAGagcattttctctgctgttctcaGGCTAGATACTTTAATATTGCGGCAAAACCTTCTAACAAACTTCTCAGAGATTGCTGAATCTGTGTCGAACCTAACAAATCTGAGGACACTAGATCTTTGCTCTAATAGTTTGACAAATCTCAGCCACTCAAATGTTTCATTACCCAAATCCCTCACcgtgttatatatatgtaaaaacaaTCTGTCTACGTTAGGATGTCAACATTCGTTCCTCAGGCTCATCAAGCTGCTAGATTTGTCATACAATGTTAGACTCTCCGCGACGGCTTTCAAAGGGATGGATTTGAAACAAGTAAACTATCTGCGTTTGCGTTCAACCAGTGTTGGGGTGGTGGAGTTTTTGAACATCAGCAACATCAACGCAGGTCACGTTGATTTCTCCGGCACTGGTCTAAAAAATGACACTCTGCTCATGGAGCTGTGCAGATTGTTAAAGACAAAGGTGAAGAGGATTTCAAATATGCGCCTGACTTGTAATGGTATTAAGAATCTAACAAACTACACACTGAACAATTGTCCACAAATCGAAGGGGCTTTGGATCTATCCCGCAATCAACTGAAAAGCATAAAGTGTCTTAACTTTCTCAACAACCAGACATATATAAAAAGGTTCGATTCAGAGCATAACCATCTTACCCGCATCCTGTcgtgtaaaacaaaacacatggtTAAGTTCCTAAAACTCGAAGAGCTGAGCTATCGTTACAACCGCATTCTGGCTGTCAACTCTTATGCTTTCTATCATACACCAAATATCAGGACGCTAAAactgaacataaacacaattgCCTTTCTCCATCGCAAAGCCCTCAAAGGGTTAAAAAAGCTTGAGACACTCCGTTTGGACAATAATCTCTTAACTGATCTGTTCAATGACACATTTGAAGATCAGGTCAGCTTACAAACCCTGAACCTACGCAACAAtcgtatttctgtcattttcaacGGGACCTTCCTCAGTCTCAATAATCTGATTATATTGGACCTTGGAGGTAATAAGATTACTCATTTTGAGCCGTATGGTCTTGATGGACTAAAAAATCTTTCCAAATTCTATCTCGATGGAAACAACCTCAAACAGATTGACACTTCGCTCTATCATGTATTTCAAGATACACTCACAGTCCTGGATTTACAAAGTAATCAGATTCGCTTCCTCGATGGAAATATCTATTCACCATTTTTGAATCTCAGCAAACTCAGTGACCTGAAATTAGATGGGCAGCGGCCCCATGGCCTCACCCTTTTACCCCGCTATTTTTTCCGTGGCCTCCACTCACTGAAATCTCTGTATCTTACCAACAATCAGATCTCTCTTCTTGCTCCTGATGTCTTTGATGATCTGACAGGCTTACATTTCCTCACACTGGATAACTGCTGTGTTGGGGTGTTACAACTACAACCAGGAGTCTTTAAAAATCTAAGGAATTTAACCAAATTGATTTTAGAAAATACAGCCATTCAGAACTTCTCAAAGGAGGTTTTTGGTAAtctcacacagttacacacactgCAGCTAAACCGCAATGGGATGCATAGCATTAATGTAGATGCACTAGAAAGTTTACCTAAACTCCACTACCTCGACATACGTAATATTCCTCTAAGCTGCACCTGCAAGAACAGCTTGCTGCAAAACTGGACTCTAGATAACCCAAATGTTCAGGTGGTATATCTCCACCATCTGCCATGCCAACATGATGCAAAACACAAATTCTACAACTTTGACACCAAAGTCTGTTACATAGATTTAGGGGAGTACCTGTTCTTCAGCACAGTCGCTGCAATCTTTATATTCACAGTCACTCCTTTACTTTATGTCAAACTCTACTGGAAAATGAAGTACGGCTACTATGTGTTTCGGTCCTGGTTTAGTGAGCAGTGGCGCAGAattagagaggaggaagaaaattGCAAATATGATGCTTTTATTTCCTATAACTCCTCTGATGAAGAATGGGTCATGGAACAGTTGCTGCCCAACCTGGAGGGAAATGGATCCTCTTTCAAACTTTGCCTACATCACAGGGACTTTGAGCCGGGCCGTTATATTGTGGATAACATTGTCTCTGCTGTATATAGCAGTCGTAAAACTATTTGTGTTGTGAGCAGGAATTTCCTAAAAAGTGAGTGGTGCTCTCTGGAAATCCAACTGGCCAGCTATCGACTTTTTGATGAGCATCGAGATGTTCTCCTGCTCGTCTTTCTGGACTCAATCTCTGAGAGGCAGTTGTCATCCTATCACCGCATGAGGAAGGTCATGCTGAAGAAGACTTATCTACAGTGGCCCAGCTCAGACTGCATCGACCCGATTCAGGCACAAGAGCTGTTTTGGATACAGCTACGTAGAGCAATGAGAACGGGGAGCAAActcaaaacagaagaaaactaCAAAGGTGAAGATTGTGTAACTCTTGACAGCAGAGAAACCGAACATTTTGAGACTTACACATCAGATGACAACTATGACTTGCTACCTTGA
- the si:dkey-250k15.4 gene encoding uncharacterized protein si:dkey-250k15.4 encodes MSHMCVRALSEKEKVLNVFNKPFKTTDENSCLVNRATANCKCLNHCSKTDGQQKMKRLRKRKERSQMRGGGKEASKTKSHQHYCRQSSKDMAHFHNCCHSSCHCPSRSDAPFLNVVPAAQEPSIITDSRLIGHHGLFNHEVKSIDIERLLTEKRKLEKSGKQVQKKVDATSHPPATSHIPSPFSSNGLFGGDTDEVVPFEKKADLATKTHYDCQEKEKKILQSDSQGSDITPGQRPQQQLDLSSGSYKSDFLSKHSSLDVVIMKSNKANSVTSEKGRVSELTPTCERGNVKTLNKKVKGQTFSTLEHTPKNQEPPVHQTQAHGLSPSPLQVSSSPMAGASDNFDIQYRRKDLDCVSKSVSAVAARLCCNLQFPLLRKRNLLSESREVLLKALQERHGPRLQENLLEVQRCLSFDTECARTVQDKNQRPILIDEDGLWSTDAFTAAFQADSANQSCFGTQKTTAFKMTGSKRFNWNASLQPHQSLEQTAGWLTSPVETSVSLLGDILRPSCSPQFCMDFEPSRTSSSDHLFAPSLFSCWGATTSASQHWEDSFNRSKTKESVMFDSSENSFMSHTRAIREGSNRLQYSDHNIQPFFPNQAQLPDGHSAEPRQFPQEHDSFENEKCSFAPAFSAQIHQPQQSNHQPFSQFSHPPTCSSLRSHHSDMMNYPPSHMLERSPAPPLSSFPSPEHWSFPPMRLY; translated from the exons ATGAGCCACATGTGTGTCAGAGCCttatcagaaaaagaaaaggtcttaaatgttttcaacaagccatttaaaacaacagatgaaaacagctgtttggTGAACAGAGCCACTGCAAACTGCAAATGTTTAAACCATTGTAGTAAGACGGATGGACAGCAGAAAATGAAACGACTGAGGAAACGCAAGGAGAGGAGTCAGATGCGAGGTGGTGGGAAAGAAGCCTCAAAGACTAAATCACATCAGCATTACTGTCGTCAAAGCAGTAAAGACATGGCACATTTCCATAACTGCTGTCATAGTAGCTGTCATTGTCCTTCAAGGAGCGATGCACCATTTCTAAATGTAGTTCCTGCTGCACAGGAGCCCAGTATCATCACAGACAGCCGCCTGATAGGACACCACGGCCTGTTCAACCATGAAGTGAAGTCTATTGACATTGAACGCTTGTTAACTGAGAAGAGGAAACTGGAGAAAAGTGGTAAGCAAGTGCAAAAAAAGGTCGATGCTACTTCACATCCTCCTGCAACATCTCACATTCCTTCTCCATTCTCCAGTAATGGTTTGTTTGGCGGTGACACTGATGAGGTTGTCCCATTTGAAAAGAAAGCAGACCTAGCTACAAAGACCCATTATGATTGccaggagaaagagaagaaaatccTTCAGTCTGATAGTCAGGGATCAGATATTACACCGGGGCAGAGACCACAGCAACAATTAGATCTTTCATCTGGAAGTTATAAAAGCGATTTCTTGTCTAAACACAGCTCCCTCGATGTAGTGATAATGAAGAGCAACAAGGCCAACTCTGTCACATCTGAAAAGGGCAGAGTGTCAGAGCTGACTCCCACTTGTGAAAGAGGAAATGTGAAGACACTGAACAAGAAAGTAAAGGGACAGACGTTTTCAACTCTGGAGCACACCCCAAAGAACCAGGAGCCTCCTGTCCACCAAACACAAGCTCATGGTCTCAGCCCAAGCCCTCTTCAGGTCTCCAGCTCACCCATGGCTGGAGCCAGTGACAACTTTGACATACAATACAGAAGGAAAGATCTTGATTGTGTATCTAAATCTGTCAGTGCAGTGGCAGCGCGTTTGTGTTGCAATCTACAGTTTCCGCTTCTGAGAAAGAGAAATCTGCTGTCAGAAAGCAGGGAGGTGCTGTTGAAGGCCTTGCAGGAGCGGCATGGACCCCGGCTTCAGGAGAACCTCCTTGAGGTGCAGCGATGCCTCAGCTTTGATACTGAATGTGCAAGAACAGTCCAGGACAAGAATCAGAGACCAATCCTGATAGATGAAGATGGGCTCTGGTCTACAG ATGCATTCACTGCAGCATTTCAAGCTGACAGTGCCAACCAGTCATGTTTTGGTACCCAGAAAACCACAGCTTTCAAAATGACAGGAAGTAAACGTTTTAACTGGAACGCCAGTCTGCAGCCCCACCAGAGCTTGGAACAA ACTGCCGGGTGGTTGACAAGCCCCGTGGAAACTTCTGTCAGTCTTTTGGGTGATATCCTCAGACCTAGTTGTTCTCCCCAGTTCTGCATGGACTTTGAGCCCTCTAGAACTTCATCAAGTGATCATTTGtttgctccctctctcttctcatgTTGGGGAGCAACCACCTCAGCATCTCAGCACTGGGAAGACAGCTTCAACAGGTCAAAAACCAAAGAGTCAGTGATGTTTGattcctctgaaaacagctttaTGAGCCACACCAGAGCAATAAGAGAGGGGAGCAATAGGCTTCAATACAGTGACCACAACATCCAGCCGTTCTTTCCCAACCAAGCACAGCTGCCAGATGGACATTCAGCAGAGCCAAGACAGTTTCCCCAGGAGCATGActcatttgaaaatgaaaaatgttcttttgCTCCTGCTTTCTCTGCCCAAATTCACCAACCTCAGCAGAGCAATCACCAACCTTTCAGCCAATTCAGTCATCCTCCAACCTGCTCTTCCCTCAGGTCCCACCACAGTGATATGATGAATTACCCCCCATCTCACATGCTTGAAAGAAGCCCAGCAcctcccctctcttctttcCCGAGCCCTGAGCACTGGTCCTTCCCTCCTATGAGACTGTACTAA
- the cnfn gene encoding cornifelin homolog isoform X1: MKTKQYHLFFIIYISPQPHIPLLLPTAMAFQSNVISSQPQVSVTQYSSGLSDWSSNVCDCCEDCGICLCASFVPCILACKVAQDNGDSCCLPFLPGAMIALRTSMRSRYNIGGSVCDDWVVMACLPLCGLCQMAREQKMRG; this comes from the exons ATGAAAACTAAACAAtatcatctgttttttattatttatatttctccTCAACCTCatattcctcttcttctacctACAGCCATGGCGTTCCAGTCAAATGTGATCAGCTCGCAGCCTCAGGTCTCTGTCACACAGTACTCCTCTGGATTATCAGATTGGAGTTCAAATGTGTGCGACTGTTGTGAAGACTGTGGCATCT GTCTTTGTGCATCATTCGTCCCATGTATCCTGGCCTGTAAGGTGGCTCAGGACAACGGGGACAGCTGCTGCTTGCCCTTCCTTCCTGGTGCCATGATTGCTCTAAGGACAAGCATGCGCAGCAGATACAACATAGGT GGCTCTGTGTGTGATGACTGGGTAGTCATGGCCTGCCTGCCTCTGTGTGGACTGTGTCAGATGGCACGAGAGCAAAAGATGAGAGgatga
- the pafah1b3 gene encoding platelet-activating factor acetylhydrolase IB subunit gamma — translation MSAEDPNPAATPTPCEDTQGDGRWMSMHNRFVSDSKDKEPDVLFVGDSLVQLMHQFGIWRQLFSPLHALNFGVGGDATQHVLWRLSNGELDNISPKVVVLWVGTNNHGHTAEQICGGIMAIVQVIKNKLPHAHTLVLGILPRGKSPNPLRERNAKVNKLVQETVLSLPHASFLNVDPGFVHSNGSISHQDMYDYLHLTPQGYQVVCEPLHAHLKSMLDKPAEN, via the exons ATGAGTGCAGAAGACCCAAATCCAGCCGCCACACCCACTCCCTGTGAAGACACCCAGGGAGATGGACGATGGATGTCTATG CACAACCGCTTTGTGTCTGACAGCAAAGACAAAGAACCCGATGTCCTGTTTGTTGGAGACTCTCTTGTTCAGCTTATGCACCAGTTTGGG ATATGGCGgcagctgttttctcctctccatGCCCTAAATTTTGGGGTGGGTGGTGATGCAACACAACATGTGCTGTGGAGACTGAGCAACGGCGAACTGGATAACATCAGCCCAAAG GTTGTAGTGCTGTGGGTAGGGACCAACAATCACGGTCACACTGCTGAGCAGATCTGTGGAGGCATCATGGCTATTGTCCAAGTCATCAAGAACAAGCTCCCCCATGCCCACACGCTTGTACTT GGTATACTGCCCAGAGGTAAATCACCCAACCCCCTGCGAGAGCGAAATGCCAAGGTGAACAAGCTAGTCCAGGAGACTGTGTTGTCCCTTCCCCACGCCTCTTTCCTCAACGTAGACCCAGGTTTCGTCCACTCCAATGGTAGCATCTCCCACCAGGACATGTACGATTACCTTCACCTGACCCCTCAGGGCTACCAGGTTGTGTGCGAACCCCTGCACGCTCATCTCAAGTCCATGTTAGATAAGCCTGCAGAGAACTGA
- the cnfn gene encoding cornifelin homolog isoform X2, with protein sequence MAFQSNVISSQPQVSVTQYSSGLSDWSSNVCDCCEDCGICLCASFVPCILACKVAQDNGDSCCLPFLPGAMIALRTSMRSRYNIGGSVCDDWVVMACLPLCGLCQMAREQKMRG encoded by the exons ATGGCGTTCCAGTCAAATGTGATCAGCTCGCAGCCTCAGGTCTCTGTCACACAGTACTCCTCTGGATTATCAGATTGGAGTTCAAATGTGTGCGACTGTTGTGAAGACTGTGGCATCT GTCTTTGTGCATCATTCGTCCCATGTATCCTGGCCTGTAAGGTGGCTCAGGACAACGGGGACAGCTGCTGCTTGCCCTTCCTTCCTGGTGCCATGATTGCTCTAAGGACAAGCATGCGCAGCAGATACAACATAGGT GGCTCTGTGTGTGATGACTGGGTAGTCATGGCCTGCCTGCCTCTGTGTGGACTGTGTCAGATGGCACGAGAGCAAAAGATGAGAGgatga
- the cxcr3.2 gene encoding C-X-C chemokine receptor type 3-2 isoform X2: MDLVTPTVEDYWNFDYDDNYTSFPGTSKTHAAPCLQEDIYEFARKYSPVVYSLVFILALMGNVLVLCVIRRYRNSQSGGACAFSLTDTFLLHLAISDLLLAFTLPLFAVQWAHQWVFGLALCKISGALFSLNRYSGILFLACISFDRYLAIVHAVSSGWKRNTCHAQIACAVIWVGCLGLSGVDITFKQVVEAPIGQQKLLLCQIWFTENSTQWQVGLQLVSMVLGFGFPLLIMLYCYIRIFRSLCNATRRQKRKSLRLIISLVSVFFICWAPYNCFQLADSLQRLGAVTGGCQFGRVVDIGTLVTESVGLSHCALNPLLYGFVGVKFRRELARMCKGLLGQRGWLGMEGWRERRLRKTTGSFSSAESENTSYSVMV, from the exons ATGGATTTGGTCACACCAACCGTAGAAGACTACTGG AACTTTGATTACGATGACAATTACACATCGTTCCCTGGAACGAGCAAGACTCACGCAGCCCCATGCTTACAGGAGGACATCTATGAATTTGCACGGAAGTATTCCCCTGTGGTATACAGCCTGGTGTTCATTCTGGCTTTGATGGGCAACGTGCTGGTGCTGTGTGTGATCCGGCGCTACCGAAATTCGCAGAGTGGTGGCGCCTGTGCATTCTCTCTGACCGACACTTTCCTCCTTCACCTGGCCATTTCTGACCTCCTGCTGGCCTTCACCCTGCCTCTGTTTGCAGTGCAATGGGCTCACCAATGGGTATTCGGCTTGGCTCTTTGCAAGATCTCTGGTGCCCTCTTCTCCCTGAACCGCTATAGTGGCATCCTTTTCCTAGCCTGCATCAGCTTTGACCGATACCTGGCCATTGTTCACGCTGTCAGCTCTGGCTGGAAGCGCAACACTTGCCATGCCCAGATTGCCTGCGCTGTCATCTGGGTGGGGTGTTTGGGCCTGAGTGGAGTGGACATTACCTTCAAACAGGTAGTCGAGGCCCCTATAGGCCAgcagaagctgctgctgtgccaGATATGGTTCACTGAGAACTCAACACAGTGGCAGGTGGGGCTACAGCTGGTCAGCATGGTTCTGGGATTTGGGTTCCCTCTGCTGATCATGCTCTACTGCTACATCCGTATCTTCAGGTCACTCTGCAACGCCACCCGCCGCCAAAAGCGGAAATCTCTCCGCCTCATCATCTCCctggtgtctgtgtttttcatctgcTGGGCACCGTACAACTGCTTCCAGTTGGCAGATAGTCTGCAGAGGCTGGGCGCGGTGACTGGAGGATGCCAGTTTGGCCGTGTAGTGGACATTGGGACTCTGGTCACTGAAAGTGTGGGGCTGTCACATTGCGCCTTGAACCCTCTGCTATATGGCTTTGTGGGGGTGAAGTTCAGGAGGGAGCTGGCTAGAATGTGTAAGGGGCTTCTGGGACAAAGAGGCTGGCTGGGGATGGAGggctggagggagaggaggctCCGAAAAACTACAGGCTCCTTCAGCTCAGCAGAAAGCGAGAACACCTCGTACTCTGTCATGGTGTGA
- the cxcr3.2 gene encoding C-X-C chemokine receptor type 3-2 isoform X1: MEETTIPDNYALSLPLHLWSIVMCSAASVIATNMDLVTPTVEDYWNFDYDDNYTSFPGTSKTHAAPCLQEDIYEFARKYSPVVYSLVFILALMGNVLVLCVIRRYRNSQSGGACAFSLTDTFLLHLAISDLLLAFTLPLFAVQWAHQWVFGLALCKISGALFSLNRYSGILFLACISFDRYLAIVHAVSSGWKRNTCHAQIACAVIWVGCLGLSGVDITFKQVVEAPIGQQKLLLCQIWFTENSTQWQVGLQLVSMVLGFGFPLLIMLYCYIRIFRSLCNATRRQKRKSLRLIISLVSVFFICWAPYNCFQLADSLQRLGAVTGGCQFGRVVDIGTLVTESVGLSHCALNPLLYGFVGVKFRRELARMCKGLLGQRGWLGMEGWRERRLRKTTGSFSSAESENTSYSVMV; this comes from the exons ATGGAGGAGACAACAATTCCTGACAACTACGCACTTTCACTTCCCCTCCATTTGTGGAGTATTGTTAT GTGTTCTGCTGCCTCTGTGATTGCTACAAATATGGATTTGGTCACACCAACCGTAGAAGACTACTGG AACTTTGATTACGATGACAATTACACATCGTTCCCTGGAACGAGCAAGACTCACGCAGCCCCATGCTTACAGGAGGACATCTATGAATTTGCACGGAAGTATTCCCCTGTGGTATACAGCCTGGTGTTCATTCTGGCTTTGATGGGCAACGTGCTGGTGCTGTGTGTGATCCGGCGCTACCGAAATTCGCAGAGTGGTGGCGCCTGTGCATTCTCTCTGACCGACACTTTCCTCCTTCACCTGGCCATTTCTGACCTCCTGCTGGCCTTCACCCTGCCTCTGTTTGCAGTGCAATGGGCTCACCAATGGGTATTCGGCTTGGCTCTTTGCAAGATCTCTGGTGCCCTCTTCTCCCTGAACCGCTATAGTGGCATCCTTTTCCTAGCCTGCATCAGCTTTGACCGATACCTGGCCATTGTTCACGCTGTCAGCTCTGGCTGGAAGCGCAACACTTGCCATGCCCAGATTGCCTGCGCTGTCATCTGGGTGGGGTGTTTGGGCCTGAGTGGAGTGGACATTACCTTCAAACAGGTAGTCGAGGCCCCTATAGGCCAgcagaagctgctgctgtgccaGATATGGTTCACTGAGAACTCAACACAGTGGCAGGTGGGGCTACAGCTGGTCAGCATGGTTCTGGGATTTGGGTTCCCTCTGCTGATCATGCTCTACTGCTACATCCGTATCTTCAGGTCACTCTGCAACGCCACCCGCCGCCAAAAGCGGAAATCTCTCCGCCTCATCATCTCCctggtgtctgtgtttttcatctgcTGGGCACCGTACAACTGCTTCCAGTTGGCAGATAGTCTGCAGAGGCTGGGCGCGGTGACTGGAGGATGCCAGTTTGGCCGTGTAGTGGACATTGGGACTCTGGTCACTGAAAGTGTGGGGCTGTCACATTGCGCCTTGAACCCTCTGCTATATGGCTTTGTGGGGGTGAAGTTCAGGAGGGAGCTGGCTAGAATGTGTAAGGGGCTTCTGGGACAAAGAGGCTGGCTGGGGATGGAGggctggagggagaggaggctCCGAAAAACTACAGGCTCCTTCAGCTCAGCAGAAAGCGAGAACACCTCGTACTCTGTCATGGTGTGA